One part of the Futiania mangrovi genome encodes these proteins:
- the smpB gene encoding SsrA-binding protein SmpB, whose translation MAVKTASKRRVVAENRKARHEYFIEDTVEAGIVLQGTEVKALREGKGNITEAYASAEGGELWLVNAYIPEYGHANRFNHETRRPRKLLLHKREVNRLAGATQRQGMTIVPLTLYFNEKGRAKLELGLARGKKLHDKRASEKEKDWKREQARLLKDRG comes from the coding sequence ATGGCGGTAAAGACAGCGTCCAAACGGCGCGTCGTCGCGGAGAACCGCAAGGCGCGCCACGAATACTTCATCGAGGATACCGTGGAGGCGGGTATCGTGCTCCAGGGGACCGAGGTGAAGGCGCTCCGCGAAGGCAAGGGCAACATCACCGAAGCCTATGCCAGCGCGGAGGGCGGGGAGTTGTGGCTCGTCAACGCCTATATCCCCGAATACGGGCACGCCAACCGCTTCAACCACGAGACGCGGCGGCCGCGGAAACTGCTTCTGCACAAGCGTGAGGTGAACAGGCTGGCCGGCGCGACGCAGCGTCAGGGCATGACCATCGTGCCGCTGACGCTCTACTTCAACGAGAAGGGGCGGGCGAAGCTCGAACTGGGCCTCGCGCGCGGCAAGAAGCTGCACGACAAGCGCGCGAGCGAGAAGGAAAAGGACTGGAAGCGGGAGCAGGCGCGCCTGCTCAAGGACCGGGGCTGA